The Pongo abelii isolate AG06213 chromosome 20, NHGRI_mPonAbe1-v2.0_pri, whole genome shotgun sequence genome window below encodes:
- the ZNF577 gene encoding zinc finger protein 577 isoform X2 — MKNATIVMSVRREQGSSSGEGSLSFEDVAVGFTREEWQFLDQSQKVLYKEVMLENYSNLVSVGYQGTKPDSLFKLEQGEPPWIVEGAAHSQICPGEKPHECSVCGRAFSRKAQLIQHQRTERGEKPHGCGECGKTFMRKIQLTEHQRTHTGEKPHECSECGKAFSRKSQLMVHQRTHTGEKPYRCSECGKAFSRKCRLNRHQQSHTGEKLYGCSVCGKAFSQKAYLIVHQRLHTGDKPYKCSDCGRTFCFKSDLTRHQRIHTGEKPYECSECEKAFRSKSKLIQHQRIHTGERPYSCSECGKAFAHMSVLIKHKKIHIRETAINSLKVEKPSSRSHTSLYMSELIQEQKTMNTVPIEMPSSGTPPLLNKSEHLVGRNVVIVEQPFPRNQAFVVNQEFEQRISLTNEVNVVPSVINYIFYLTDIV, encoded by the exons atgaaaaatgccACGATTGTAATGTCTGTGAGGAGAGAGCAAGGCAGTTCTTCAGGGGAG GGGTCATTGTCATTCGAAGATGTGGCTGTGGGCTTCACCAGGGAGGAGTGGCAGTTTTTGGACCAGTCTCAGAAGGTCTTGTATAAGGAAGTAATGTTGGAGAACTACAGCAACCTAGTATCAGTAG GGTATCAAGGCACCAAGCCAGATTCGCTCTTCAAGTTGGAGCAAGGAGAACCCCCATGGATAGTAGAAGGAGCAGCCCACAGTCAAATCTGTCCAG GAGAGAAACCACATGAATGCAGTGTGTGCGGGAGAGCCTTCTCCAGGAAAGCACAGCTTATTCAACATCAGAGAACTGAAAGAGGAGAGAAACCCCATGGATGTGGTGAATGTGGGAAAACATTCATGAGGAAGATTCAGCTCACTGAGCATCAGAGAACTCACACAGGAGAGAAGCCCCATGAATGTagtgaatgtggaaaagccttctcCAGAAAGTCACAGCTCATGGTCCATCAGAGAACccatacaggagagaaaccctacagatGCAGCGAATGCGGAAAAGCCTTCAGCCGGAAGTGCCGGCTCAATAGACATCAGCAATcccatactggagagaaactctATGGGTGCAGTGTGTGTGGGAAAGCCTTTTCTCAGAAGGCATACCTCATTGTACACCAGAGACTTCACACAGGAGATAAGCCTTATAAATGCAGTGATTGTGGAAGAACCTTCTGTTTTAAGTCAGACCTGACCagacatcagagaattcatacaggagagaaaccttatgaatgtagTGAGTGTGAAAAAGCCTTTAGAAGCAAGTCGAAGCTCATCCAGCATCAGCgtattcatactggagagagacCATATTCATGCAgcgaatgtggcaaagcctttgcCCACATGTCAGTCCTcattaaacataagaaaattcacaTAAGAGAGACAGCCATAAATTCACTGAAGGTGGAGAAACCTTCCTCAAGGAGTCATACGTCCTTATACATGAGTGAACTCATACAAGAGCAAAAGACTATGAACACAGTACCTATAGAAATGCCTTCCTCAGGAACCCCGCCATTATTAAACAAGAGTGAGCACCTAGTGGGCAGAAATGTAGTGATTGTGGAACAACCTTTTCCAAGAAATCAAGCCTTTGTAGTTAATCAGGAATTTGAACAGAGAATAAGCCTCACGAATGAAGTGAATGTGGTCCCATCAGTAATAAATTATATCTTCTATCTTACAGATATTGTATAA
- the ZNF577 gene encoding zinc finger protein 577 isoform X1, whose product MKNATIVMSVRREQGSSSGEGSLSFEDVAVGFTREEWQFLDQSQKVLYKEVMLENYSNLVSVGYQGTKPDSLFKLEQGEPPWIVEGAAHSQICPGFVIQNRRYAGKVSDAFGGYGKSCLHIKHDKTLTRVKYHRCVKPSSPKSQLSDLQKICAGEKPHECSVCGRAFSRKAQLIQHQRTERGEKPHGCGECGKTFMRKIQLTEHQRTHTGEKPHECSECGKAFSRKSQLMVHQRTHTGEKPYRCSECGKAFSRKCRLNRHQQSHTGEKLYGCSVCGKAFSQKAYLIVHQRLHTGDKPYKCSDCGRTFCFKSDLTRHQRIHTGEKPYECSECEKAFRSKSKLIQHQRIHTGERPYSCSECGKAFAHMSVLIKHKKIHIRETAINSLKVEKPSSRSHTSLYMSELIQEQKTMNTVPIEMPSSGTPPLLNKSEHLVGRNVVIVEQPFPRNQAFVVNQEFEQRISLTNEVNVVPSVINYIFYLTDIV is encoded by the exons atgaaaaatgccACGATTGTAATGTCTGTGAGGAGAGAGCAAGGCAGTTCTTCAGGGGAG GGGTCATTGTCATTCGAAGATGTGGCTGTGGGCTTCACCAGGGAGGAGTGGCAGTTTTTGGACCAGTCTCAGAAGGTCTTGTATAAGGAAGTAATGTTGGAGAACTACAGCAACCTAGTATCAGTAG GGTATCAAGGCACCAAGCCAGATTCGCTCTTCAAGTTGGAGCAAGGAGAACCCCCATGGATAGTAGAAGGAGCAGCCCACAGTCAAATCTGTCCAG GTTTTGTTATCCAGAATAGAAGATATGCAGGAAAAGTTTCTGATGCATTTGGTGGATATGGGAAATCATGCCTCCATATCAAGCATGACAAAACTCTTACTCGAGTTAAATACCATAGATGTGTTAAACCCAGCAGCCCTAAATCACAGCTCAGTGACCTACAAAAAATTTGTGCAGGAGAGAAACCACATGAATGCAGTGTGTGCGGGAGAGCCTTCTCCAGGAAAGCACAGCTTATTCAACATCAGAGAACTGAAAGAGGAGAGAAACCCCATGGATGTGGTGAATGTGGGAAAACATTCATGAGGAAGATTCAGCTCACTGAGCATCAGAGAACTCACACAGGAGAGAAGCCCCATGAATGTagtgaatgtggaaaagccttctcCAGAAAGTCACAGCTCATGGTCCATCAGAGAACccatacaggagagaaaccctacagatGCAGCGAATGCGGAAAAGCCTTCAGCCGGAAGTGCCGGCTCAATAGACATCAGCAATcccatactggagagaaactctATGGGTGCAGTGTGTGTGGGAAAGCCTTTTCTCAGAAGGCATACCTCATTGTACACCAGAGACTTCACACAGGAGATAAGCCTTATAAATGCAGTGATTGTGGAAGAACCTTCTGTTTTAAGTCAGACCTGACCagacatcagagaattcatacaggagagaaaccttatgaatgtagTGAGTGTGAAAAAGCCTTTAGAAGCAAGTCGAAGCTCATCCAGCATCAGCgtattcatactggagagagacCATATTCATGCAgcgaatgtggcaaagcctttgcCCACATGTCAGTCCTcattaaacataagaaaattcacaTAAGAGAGACAGCCATAAATTCACTGAAGGTGGAGAAACCTTCCTCAAGGAGTCATACGTCCTTATACATGAGTGAACTCATACAAGAGCAAAAGACTATGAACACAGTACCTATAGAAATGCCTTCCTCAGGAACCCCGCCATTATTAAACAAGAGTGAGCACCTAGTGGGCAGAAATGTAGTGATTGTGGAACAACCTTTTCCAAGAAATCAAGCCTTTGTAGTTAATCAGGAATTTGAACAGAGAATAAGCCTCACGAATGAAGTGAATGTGGTCCCATCAGTAATAAATTATATCTTCTATCTTACAGATATTGTATAA